Proteins encoded in a region of the Flavobacteriales bacterium genome:
- a CDS encoding T9SS type A sorting domain-containing protein, with the protein MKKITVLFSLALGLFSMSKADAQAGAYAFAASSGSFTPITGGTDVNSIEADDAVSPSIPIGFTFNFDGVDYTDVVACSNGFISFASGASSSTTNDLDNTSAVRRPLLAPLWDDLDGSATGGSTAAYVVTGTAPNRVFTFEFLNWEWRFGSSDPVVSFQVKLYETTNVVEYVYRSETGTPNTPSASIGISGVSTFLSLDGTGATPNASNTTETTSLSTVPADGQVYSFTPPSCPAPTALAASNVSSTGADIGWTTGGAANWNLEYGPAGFTPGSGTLMTNVTNPLSLSMLTANTDYDVYVQDSCGAGDVSAWSSVSFTTPCGTYTPVYTESFSSFVPTCWEEAGDGTPSAGPSSLGTGKWTSDGFLNSGTTGAARIEMWLTGDKEWLISPEFDLSGMTAWELSFDVGVTTYSGSNSATLDSDDEIILLISEDNGTTWDTLEIFNATNSPSNTGETRLYNLSSYTSSAKFAFWANEGATYGGVDLNFYLDNFDIHQLPACPAPTALAASNVSSTGADISWTTGGAANWNLEYGPAGFTPGTGTMVVNTAKPYNITGLTAGTSYDVYVQDSCGVGAVSNWTSLSFTTAYGPHPFPLMEDFEDNTLFFENESSSDVAWALSTTLAHGGTQSMHNAYSASDENILHETGILDLSVATTPVIEFWHIAKTEGTYDECYVQISTDGGATYTNLPSSAYTGSGAYSTYFHEDSYADWGTGTETPDNSWWKKESFDLSAYNVANVRFRFVLESDGSGQRDGWYIDDIHIFEPACADPSNLTVTGLTDTVAVLGWTTGGATNWNVEFGPAGFTPGTGYLITNAFNPLTIDTLSPNTAYEFYVQDSCAVGNVSNWVGPFGFQTNIETCNSLQPVTLPFVEDFETINDSIVGTGNVYCGTDKAWAFYTDDNAFGRLTIGTFAPENNGGNGAAFLDVHTSGSVVANELVLTLDMSNYTLTDNVFLSFDFADWGDENHSGDRVWVRGSDTDSWIEVYDWSGRVTNNWLSVDQGVFVAEVLGDNSQMFSTTFQVKFGQEDNYPYNSDGLGIDNIKLEIISCPRPTDLAEVYQSQDSVVINWNAGAIETSWDIEYGEIGFTQGSGTMVVAADTIDTIAGLNLGAVYEFYVRANCGGGDESDWVGPLFVATPVLNDTTCDAIFVAPNTDFSARVFSNIGATLQANESALPGSQYNTVWFKTVIPTSGHLLIATCGSDFNSVVGAYAHDTIICDSMETFGQIAYNSSNFSVCGQSSRGSVEICGATAGDTVMFYVGGSSSTQSGLINLIVSDYSLDGYAGEGPATPLSVCAGDTVDLWSNLTGQLTNLGDWEYPSNSSAIVDDTTVNTGAFSLTGNEVYYIVSNTCDADTATVAINAATQTNTGSAISNFQACSNGDVFLFDGLTGTVDAGGVWNDNTGTGLLNGNRFIADGLPNGPYQFTYVVDNGICPVASTQITVNLVDCTNITEGEATTFGVYPNPNDGTFFITNGKNESNIVMEVIDVQGKVIYSNTYVMAAGAQQEVSLGNVESGVYLVRVVTNNQVFNSNVIVK; encoded by the coding sequence ATGAAGAAAATTACAGTTTTATTCTCTTTAGCTCTGGGGTTATTCTCCATGTCTAAAGCGGATGCTCAGGCTGGAGCTTATGCTTTTGCTGCTTCATCTGGCTCTTTTACACCCATAACGGGAGGGACAGATGTTAACTCAATTGAAGCAGATGATGCTGTTTCACCAAGTATTCCAATCGGATTTACATTTAATTTTGATGGAGTTGATTATACAGATGTAGTAGCATGCTCTAACGGATTTATATCTTTTGCGTCGGGAGCATCAAGTTCTACAACAAATGATTTAGATAATACGAGTGCTGTACGTCGTCCATTATTAGCTCCACTTTGGGATGATTTAGATGGTAGTGCTACTGGTGGTTCTACTGCAGCTTACGTTGTAACTGGAACAGCTCCCAATCGAGTTTTTACATTCGAGTTCTTAAACTGGGAGTGGAGATTTGGATCTTCTGATCCTGTTGTGTCATTTCAAGTTAAATTATATGAGACAACTAATGTTGTAGAATATGTTTACAGAAGTGAGACAGGAACACCGAATACGCCAAGTGCATCTATTGGGATTTCTGGAGTTTCTACGTTCTTGTCACTAGATGGAACAGGAGCTACTCCAAATGCTAGTAATACTACTGAAACGACTTCATTAAGTACTGTTCCTGCTGACGGTCAAGTGTATTCATTTACACCTCCTTCTTGTCCTGCACCAACAGCTTTAGCTGCATCTAATGTATCTTCAACTGGAGCTGATATTGGTTGGACAACAGGTGGAGCTGCTAACTGGAATTTAGAGTATGGTCCAGCTGGATTTACTCCTGGTTCTGGTACTTTGATGACAAATGTTACGAACCCACTTTCTTTGTCTATGCTAACTGCTAATACAGATTATGATGTATATGTACAAGATTCATGTGGTGCTGGAGATGTAAGTGCTTGGAGTTCGGTTTCTTTTACAACTCCATGTGGTACTTATACTCCTGTTTATACAGAAAGCTTTTCTTCTTTTGTTCCTACTTGTTGGGAAGAAGCAGGTGATGGAACACCTTCGGCTGGACCATCTTCTTTAGGAACAGGAAAATGGACATCTGATGGATTCTTAAATAGTGGAACTACAGGTGCTGCTAGAATAGAGATGTGGTTAACTGGAGATAAAGAGTGGTTAATTAGTCCAGAGTTTGATTTGTCTGGGATGACTGCTTGGGAGTTGAGTTTTGATGTTGGTGTAACTACTTACTCAGGATCGAATTCTGCAACGCTAGATAGTGATGATGAAATTATCTTATTAATTAGTGAAGATAACGGAACGACTTGGGATACATTAGAGATTTTTAACGCTACTAATAGCCCATCTAATACTGGAGAAACAAGATTATACAATTTATCATCTTATACTTCAAGTGCCAAATTTGCTTTTTGGGCAAATGAAGGAGCTACTTATGGAGGTGTTGATTTAAACTTTTATTTAGATAACTTTGATATCCATCAATTACCTGCATGTCCTGCTCCAACTGCATTAGCAGCATCAAATGTGTCTTCAACAGGAGCTGATATTTCATGGACTACTGGAGGAGCAGCAAATTGGAATTTAGAATATGGACCTGCTGGATTTACTCCTGGAACAGGAACTATGGTTGTTAATACTGCTAAACCATATAATATAACTGGTTTAACAGCTGGAACTAGCTATGATGTTTACGTTCAAGATTCATGTGGAGTAGGAGCTGTAAGTAATTGGACTTCATTGTCTTTCACTACAGCTTATGGACCTCATCCATTCCCACTAATGGAAGATTTTGAAGATAATACATTGTTTTTTGAAAATGAATCAAGTAGTGATGTAGCTTGGGCTCTTTCAACAACTTTAGCACATGGAGGAACTCAAAGTATGCATAATGCTTATTCAGCAAGTGATGAAAATATATTACATGAAACAGGTATTTTAGATTTATCTGTTGCAACTACACCTGTTATTGAGTTTTGGCATATTGCTAAGACTGAAGGTACTTATGATGAGTGTTATGTTCAAATCTCTACAGATGGAGGTGCTACATACACAAATTTACCATCTTCAGCATATACAGGATCAGGGGCTTATTCAACATATTTCCACGAAGATTCATATGCTGATTGGGGAACTGGAACAGAGACACCTGATAACTCATGGTGGAAAAAAGAATCATTTGATTTAAGTGCTTATAATGTAGCAAATGTTCGTTTTAGATTTGTTTTAGAGTCTGATGGAAGTGGTCAAAGAGATGGTTGGTATATCGATGATATTCATATTTTTGAGCCAGCATGTGCTGATCCTTCTAACTTAACAGTTACAGGTTTAACTGATACTGTTGCTGTATTAGGTTGGACAACTGGAGGTGCAACTAACTGGAATGTTGAGTTTGGGCCTGCTGGATTTACTCCTGGAACAGGGTATTTAATTACCAATGCATTCAACCCATTAACGATAGATACATTATCTCCAAATACAGCTTATGAGTTCTACGTTCAAGATTCTTGTGCTGTTGGTAATGTTAGTAACTGGGTAGGACCTTTTGGTTTCCAAACTAACATTGAGACTTGTAATAGTTTACAACCAGTAACCTTACCATTTGTTGAAGATTTTGAGACAATTAATGATTCAATAGTAGGAACTGGAAATGTATATTGTGGAACAGATAAAGCTTGGGCATTCTATACTGATGATAATGCATTTGGTAGATTAACTATTGGTACATTTGCTCCTGAGAATAATGGAGGAAATGGAGCAGCTTTCTTAGATGTACATACAAGCGGAAGTGTAGTTGCTAATGAACTAGTTTTAACTTTAGATATGTCAAACTATACATTGACAGATAATGTTTTCCTTTCATTCGACTTTGCTGATTGGGGAGATGAAAATCATTCTGGAGATAGAGTTTGGGTAAGAGGAAGTGATACCGATTCATGGATTGAGGTTTATGATTGGTCAGGAAGAGTTACTAATAACTGGCTTAGCGTAGATCAAGGTGTATTTGTTGCTGAAGTCCTTGGTGATAACTCACAAATGTTCTCAACTACTTTCCAAGTTAAATTTGGTCAAGAAGATAACTATCCATATAATTCAGATGGATTAGGTATTGATAATATTAAATTAGAAATTATTTCATGCCCTAGACCTACTGATTTAGCAGAGGTATATCAGTCACAAGATTCAGTAGTTATTAACTGGAATGCTGGTGCAATTGAAACATCATGGGATATTGAGTATGGAGAAATAGGCTTTACTCAAGGTTCTGGAACTATGGTTGTTGCTGCTGATACTATCGATACAATTGCTGGATTAAACTTAGGAGCTGTATATGAGTTCTACGTTCGTGCAAATTGTGGAGGTGGAGATGAAAGTGATTGGGTAGGACCATTATTTGTTGCTACTCCAGTATTAAACGATACAACATGTGATGCTATCTTTGTAGCTCCTAATACAGATTTCTCTGCAAGAGTATTCTCTAATATTGGTGCAACATTACAGGCTAATGAAAGTGCATTACCTGGTAGTCAATATAATACTGTATGGTTTAAAACAGTTATACCTACTTCTGGACACTTATTAATCGCTACTTGTGGTTCTGACTTTAACTCAGTGGTTGGTGCTTATGCTCACGATACAATCATTTGTGATAGTATGGAAACATTTGGGCAAATTGCATACAATTCATCGAATTTTAGCGTTTGTGGTCAGTCATCAAGAGGTTCAGTTGAGATTTGTGGTGCTACTGCAGGTGATACTGTTATGTTCTATGTAGGTGGATCTTCTTCTACTCAAAGTGGTTTGATTAACTTAATTGTTTCAGATTATTCATTAGATGGATACGCTGGAGAAGGACCAGCTACGCCTCTTTCTGTTTGTGCTGGAGATACAGTTGATTTATGGAGTAACTTAACAGGTCAATTGACAAACCTAGGAGATTGGGAATATCCAAGTAACTCTTCTGCGATTGTAGATGATACTACTGTTAATACTGGAGCATTTAGCTTAACTGGAAACGAAGTTTATTACATTGTTTCTAATACATGTGATGCTGATACTGCTACTGTAGCTATTAATGCAGCAACTCAAACGAACACTGGTTCTGCAATCTCTAACTTCCAAGCTTGTAGTAATGGAGATGTATTCTTATTTGATGGATTAACTGGTACAGTTGATGCTGGAGGTGTTTGGAATGATAATACAGGTACAGGGCTATTAAATGGGAATAGATTTATTGCTGATGGATTACCTAATGGACCATACCAATTTACATATGTTGTAGATAATGGTATCTGTCCAGTAGCTTCTACTCAAATAACAGTTAACTTAGTTGATTGTACAAATATCACAGAAGGAGAAGCTACAACATTTGGAGTTTATCCTAACCCTAATGATGGTACTTTCTTTATTACTAATGGTAAAAATGAAAGTAACATTGTAATGGAAGTTATAGATGTACAAGGAAAAGTTATTTATAGTAACACTTATGTGATGGCTGCTGGAGCTCAACAAGAAGTTTCTTTAGGAAATGTTGAATCAGGAGTTTATTTAGTAAGAGTTGTTACTAATAACCAAGTCTTTAACAGCAATGTAATTGTTAAATAA